The region AACAATTGTTGAACGATGTGGCGGATGCTTTTCAAGAAAATAGAGACAATTACTATAAAAATAGAGACAATTACTATATTGGAACATTAGTCGTTAATAAAGAGAATGGCATTTTCAAAATCATAGATGGGCAACAACGGACAACAGCCCTTAATTTGATTGCCTTAGCTTTGAAGCATGAGTTTGGTTTTGATAGATTGAAAGCTGTCAATCTTACCTTCCCAGCTAGGCAGAAATCAAATAAAAATATTAAAGATTTATTTGCCAAGCAAGAAATTTCAGAGGACGATGAAAATGAGCTGACTAGAGGTTACAGATATGCTAAAGACGCATTGAAAAAAGTGCTAGAGGAGCGCCGTCTTGATCCTCAGTCTTTCGTTGATTATCTTTTTGAGAATGTCATCATTTTTCGGAGTATACTTCCTGAGGATTTAGATTTGAATCTTTATTTCGAACGTTTCAACTCTCGAGGAGAACAACTAGAGGCTCATGAGATTCTTAAGGCGCAAATGATGGCTAAGTTCGGTACAGATCAAGAAATGGCGCAAAAGTTTGCAAGAATTTGGGACGCCTGTGCAGAATTTAATAAGCCGGTAATAAAAACTTTTCAAATCCGAAGTAGACCAAACAATACTGATGAAGAGGGGGAGAAAATTTTTGGTAAAGAATTTACTAACTTCAAATTGGAAAGTGTATTTGAGAAAATAAGAGTAAAAAAAATTGAGCAACGAAGTTTACTAGATGCAATTACTCAGACAAAATATGAAAGTAGTAGCTTAGTAAATAATGGAGCAGATATTTCAAATTATACGACTGTAATTGATTTTCCAACATTTTTGCTTCAAGTTTTTTTCATAATGGAAGGAAATGATGAAACTACATTTGATGATAAAAAATTATTGAAAATTTTTGAAATTGAACGACGAGATAGAGAATGGGTCCAACAATTTGGGCAACTACTTCTGACTATGAAGCATATATTTGATACGCTTATCGTAAAAAATGTCCAATTAGAAAATGAAACCGAATGGCAAATCAAACGAGGTAAGTATGAGACATATCAACGAAATGAAAATGGAGGATGGAAATATGTTCGAATTAATTATCAAAACAATACTTTTGACAATTTAAACAAAAATATTATCCTCCTTCAATCCATGTTTGCTGTGACCTTTACTGCTAATCGTGATAGTCGTTGGTTATTCGAGATCTTACAATTTCTATTCAGACATATTGAAGAACTAAATAATCAAGAATTTGGTGATTATTTTAAGGAATTTCTTGAAAAAATGGCAGTGAGATATGCTGAGGAAAGATTGTTTACCGAAGATAAAAGTATCAAAAAATATGGGGCAATTCCTGTTTACGCTTTTAACTTTGTAGATTATGTTTTATGGAAAAATCGTGAAGAATTGAAGAAAGATTACGATATTGAGTTTGGAGATTTCAAATTTGCATATCGTCGCTCCATAGAGCATTGGTATCCTCAGAATCCAAATGGACATGATGGAGAGAGCCAATTATCTTCTGAGTTTTTACATTCCTTTGGTAATCTTTGTATCATTACCGATAGTCAGAACTCCAGGTTTGGCAACTCCTATCCAGAGGCTAAATTAGAACAATGGGAAAGAGAAGGGATATTCCATCGTCAGAGTTTAAAATTACAGATGATGGCAAAGGTAACTTCTAAAAAAAATAGATGGGATATTGGTGAGATTCAATCTATGGAAAAAGAAGTGGAAAGATATGTACAAAATTTTTGTAATAGCTAATTAAAACAAGCTTCAGTAAGCTTGTTTTTTAAAATACCAATATATGTGATATACTAGTAAGGGAAGGATTTTGTAAAAGACAAACCAGCTCAAAAAGTTTTTGACTATCAGCTAGAACTTGCTGACCAGACAATACTTCTATCGACAGCACTCTTGTCAGGTGCTATTGCTTTAGCAGGATTATTCTCTGCTTTGAAAGAAAAATAAAATAGAAAAGAGAAAACAACATGGTTTTACCAAATTTTAAAGAAAATCTAGAAAAATATGCGAAATTACTGGTTGCGAACGGAATCAACGTGCAGGCTGGTCACACTTTGGCTCTTTCTATTGATGTGGAGCAACGCGAGTTGGCGCATTTGATTGTGAAAGAAGCTTATGCTTTGGGTGCACATGAGGTGATCGTTCAGTGGACAGATGATGTCATTAACCGTGAGAAATTCCTCCACGCACCGATGGAGCGTCTGGACAATGTGCCAGAATACAAGATTGCTGAGATGAACTATCTCTTGGAGAACAAGGCTAGCCGTCTCGGAGTTCGTTCATCTGATCCAGGTGCCTTGAACGGAGTGGATGCTGACAAGCTATCAGCTTCTGCTAAAGCTATGGGACTTGCTATGAAGCCAATGCGCATCGCAACGCAATCCAACAAGGTTAGCTGGACTGTGGCAGCCGCTGCTGGACTTGAGTGGGCTAAGAAAGTCTTTCCAAATGCTGCGAGCGACGAAGAAGCAGTCGATCTCCTTTGGGACCAAATCTTCAAAACTTGCCGTGTCTACGAAGAAAATCCTGTTAAGGCTTGGGAAGAGCATGCAGCTATCCTTAAGAGTAAAGCTGATATGCTCAATAAAGAACAATTTTCAGCCCTTCACTACACAGCGCCAGGGACAGATTTGACACTTGGTTTACCAAAGAACCACGTTTGGGAATCAGCTGGTGCTATCAATGCACAGGGCGAAGGATTCTTGCCAAATATGCCGACAGAAGAAGTCTTCACAGCGCCTGACTTCCGTCGTGCAGATGGTTATGTCACTTCTACAAAACCGCTTAGCTATAATGGAAATATCATCGAGGGAATTAAAGTAACCTTCAAGGATGGACAAATTGTGGATATCACTGCAGAAAAAGGCGATCAAGTCATGAAAGACCTTGTCTTTGAAAATGCGGGTGCGCGTGCCTTGGGTGAATGTGCCTTGGTACCAGATCCAAGCCCAATTTCTCAGTCAGGCATTACCTTCTTTAATACCCTTTTCGATGAGAATGCGTCAAATCACTTGGCTATCGGTGCAGCCTATGCGACTAGCGTAGTTGGTGGAGCGGAGATGAGCGA is a window of Streptococcus mitis DNA encoding:
- a CDS encoding DUF262 domain-containing protein: MVETHISLSVNRLLNEDTYAIPLYQRNFAWTYDEIEQLLNDVADAFQENRDNYYKNRDNYYIGTLVVNKENGIFKIIDGQQRTTALNLIALALKHEFGFDRLKAVNLTFPARQKSNKNIKDLFAKQEISEDDENELTRGYRYAKDALKKVLEERRLDPQSFVDYLFENVIIFRSILPEDLDLNLYFERFNSRGEQLEAHEILKAQMMAKFGTDQEMAQKFARIWDACAEFNKPVIKTFQIRSRPNNTDEEGEKIFGKEFTNFKLESVFEKIRVKKIEQRSLLDAITQTKYESSSLVNNGADISNYTTVIDFPTFLLQVFFIMEGNDETTFDDKKLLKIFEIERRDREWVQQFGQLLLTMKHIFDTLIVKNVQLENETEWQIKRGKYETYQRNENGGWKYVRINYQNNTFDNLNKNIILLQSMFAVTFTANRDSRWLFEILQFLFRHIEELNNQEFGDYFKEFLEKMAVRYAEERLFTEDKSIKKYGAIPVYAFNFVDYVLWKNREELKKDYDIEFGDFKFAYRRSIEHWYPQNPNGHDGESQLSSEFLHSFGNLCIITDSQNSRFGNSYPEAKLEQWEREGIFHRQSLKLQMMAKVTSKKNRWDIGEIQSMEKEVERYVQNFCNS
- a CDS encoding aminopeptidase, with the translated sequence MVLPNFKENLEKYAKLLVANGINVQAGHTLALSIDVEQRELAHLIVKEAYALGAHEVIVQWTDDVINREKFLHAPMERLDNVPEYKIAEMNYLLENKASRLGVRSSDPGALNGVDADKLSASAKAMGLAMKPMRIATQSNKVSWTVAAAAGLEWAKKVFPNAASDEEAVDLLWDQIFKTCRVYEENPVKAWEEHAAILKSKADMLNKEQFSALHYTAPGTDLTLGLPKNHVWESAGAINAQGEGFLPNMPTEEVFTAPDFRRADGYVTSTKPLSYNGNIIEGIKVTFKDGQIVDITAEKGDQVMKDLVFENAGARALGECALVPDPSPISQSGITFFNTLFDENASNHLAIGAAYATSVVGGAEMSEEELEAAGLNRSDVHVDFMIGSNQMDIDGIREDGTRVPLFRNGDWAN